Proteins found in one Arthrobacter pascens genomic segment:
- a CDS encoding universal stress protein: MTPERFSGPPPLLVGIIPNQHPEVLRTAAEMAAKLSTPLVCAYVDEASYLVEWDPARSAHRLSLHPEKDDDDIQAVTTELKGVIEAAMNNAAAGGAPVEWTLRTLAGDPARALARLAAESNAPMIIVGTSERGVAHRIAEALNGSVGAWLSHHQSRPVLVVPYRKAAHQDGDL, from the coding sequence ATGACTCCAGAACGATTCAGTGGTCCGCCCCCGCTCCTTGTCGGGATAATCCCCAACCAGCATCCGGAGGTCCTTCGCACGGCGGCCGAGATGGCGGCCAAACTCTCCACACCTTTGGTCTGTGCCTACGTCGACGAGGCGAGTTACCTCGTGGAATGGGATCCGGCCCGGTCAGCGCACCGGCTGTCCCTGCATCCGGAGAAGGACGACGACGACATCCAGGCTGTGACAACGGAACTCAAGGGGGTAATCGAGGCGGCGATGAACAACGCGGCCGCTGGAGGTGCACCCGTGGAATGGACCCTGCGCACGCTGGCGGGGGATCCTGCCCGTGCCCTGGCACGGCTGGCCGCGGAAAGCAACGCTCCCATGATCATCGTGGGCACGTCGGAGCGAGGGGTGGCGCACAGGATCGCGGAGGCACTTAACGGTTCTGTGGGAGCCTGGCTGAGCCATCATCAGAGCAGGCCGGTACTGGTGGTCCCTTACCGAAAAGCGGCTCATCAGGACGGCGATTTGTGA
- a CDS encoding class F sortase, translating into MASQTIEPPTTMDGYWLTPFGTPGNGSNNTTYIIGHSWEGRDAPFNHLSSAATIGDELNVITGTGTIRYRADSVTTYLKSTLKDSPIWDMVPSRLVLISCYTEDPWGKNVVVSASPVA; encoded by the coding sequence GTGGCCAGCCAGACGATCGAGCCGCCCACCACGATGGACGGATACTGGCTGACACCGTTCGGCACGCCGGGCAACGGCTCGAACAACACCACCTACATCATCGGCCACAGCTGGGAAGGCCGCGATGCCCCGTTCAACCACCTCAGCTCGGCGGCCACCATCGGGGACGAGCTCAACGTCATTACCGGGACCGGGACCATCCGCTACCGGGCGGACAGCGTCACCACCTATCTCAAATCCACCCTCAAGGACAGTCCGATCTGGGACATGGTGCCCAGCCGGTTGGTCCTCATCAGCTGCTACACGGAAGACCCCTGGGGAAAGAACGTGGTGGTATCGGCCTCCCCCGTGGCCTAG